The Brassica napus cultivar Da-Ae chromosome C7, Da-Ae, whole genome shotgun sequence genomic interval catagaaaaaatcttctaaattttttttttgggcaaaacccctaaatttttttttttcaagcctctaaatttaccaaaattttttttagccGAAATATTTTATAAGTCGTCTATAGACCCCCAAAATCTAAAGGCCGACcctgaataaaataaatagttttaatgtaaatgataatattaatcTTGCAAAGTAAGCACGCACCAATTGCtttcttatttaattttgatgttaATATATTTAGGGTATGATTGTGGGTTTCAGGCTTTTAGCAAATTTGACCAAGGAAACAGGCTGGGTAATTATGGTTTGCAGCTGGTTTAAATCGACGCCAAatcgactaaatatttaaatgtacaTAATTAAATTTCTTAAGAAATGTTTGTTACTCTTGTATCTAAATAAGATTCAACAAGAAGATTCTAATATTCCGACAAATATTAATGTAGTTGCTTGTTGTCTTACTACATACGACTCTCTTTatccttttctctttttttttttttttctttttccccaCAAATAAGAGAAAGGGTggagacgacgaagaagaatcAAAATCAGTCTCTTGCGATTTTCCACGCCTTCAGATAGTTTCCTCTCAATTCCATGGAAATTGAGGTCTCTAGCTCGACTCCTGGTTCAGTAAACCGCGTCGAGTTGGATAGTATTCGAGTCAAGCGGAAGACGTTGCAGAATCTGCTCGAGGATTGCCAGCGAGCTCTCGAGCTGCTCAATCTCACCGATACTGCTCCCAGCGGCGATGGAATCGAAACCGGTGGTTcccaggaggaggaggataatAGCGACTCGCCGGAGAGGGAAGAagagttttcttcttcttccgatcAAGGAGATCCTGAAACCGATAAAGTATGCTcctttaaatttattaaattttaaaaattgcaCCTTGATCCCATGATTCTTGTGCAGTTGTATGATCTCATCAAGTCTAGAGTCGAAGGTCATGACTTTCGGGAAAAGATCGAGTTAGCTCAAGTTTCTCTTCTCCAAGATCTTCCTGGTATGAACACTTCATTacagttttgttttttggtacTTGTAGAGATAAAACTATATAGAGGCTGTTGAATTTGGCAGAAGATGGTAGCACTTGGGATGTAGTTAGTGAAGATGATGTATGGGGTGAGGGTGAAACAGAAGATGATTATGTTCTTGTTAGAGAAGAAGATATAGCTGACGGTCTCGCTTGTTTCATGGCTACTTATTTATCTTCCCTTAAGCAGACCAAGGTACATTAATGCCCCTGTTCTCGTATCTCTGTTCTGTTTCCATGTCTGATCAACTTATTGTGAGTGTTGCTCTTTGTGTAGGATATATCACCTGATCAGCTTCAGAAAGGTAACATCTATGTGTCACGATTAGAAACAAAGAATGTTAGCCTCTAGGGATTTTTGTTAGATAGATCTCAAATATCTTTGCTAAGATGCTAGTGAGAGTGTGACTCTTATGTCTCTCTCCTTATCAAAGAGTGGTACTAAGAGAGTTTTTGCTTATGAACGCAGCACTTAGCACCATGTTTTCAGTGAAGAAGCGAAAGGGGAAGCTTCGTAAAGCATGGGAAGGAAGTAAAGTTATTTACAACGTTGCATCCTGGAGCGCAACTGCCATAGGGTACATCCACCAAACATTCTCTCTTTTTAATCATTAGTTTGTTTGTCTGACTGCTTCTAAGTAGTTCAAATTTGTTCTTTTGGCTACAGGATATATCAAAACCCAATGATCTTGAGTATTGCATCCAAAGCCTTCTGGGTGTCTTGCAAGGCCATATCAAAGCTTGTCTGAAATCTGAATTGGAACACCCATCTCACTCACATTGGTGCTCATAAGT includes:
- the LOC125590099 gene encoding uncharacterized protein LOC125590099 isoform X1, which translates into the protein MEIEVSSSTPGSVNRVELDSIRVKRKTLQNLLEDCQRALELLNLTDTAPSGDGIETGGSQEEEDNSDSPEREEEFSSSSDQGDPETDKLYDLIKSRVEGHDFREKIELAQVSLLQDLPEDGSTWDVVSEDDVWGEGETEDDYVLVREEDIADGLACFMATYLSSLKQTKDISPDQLQKALSTMFSVKKRKGKLRKAWEGSKVIYNVASWSATAIGIYQNPMILSIASKAFWVSCKAISKLV
- the LOC125590099 gene encoding uncharacterized protein LOC125590099 isoform X2, whose amino-acid sequence is MEIEVSSSTPGSVNRVELDSIRVKRKTLQNLLEDCQRALELLNLTDTAPSGDGIETGGSQEEEDNSDSPEREEEFSSSSDQGDPETDKLYDLIKSRVEGHDFREKIELAQVSLLQDLPDGSTWDVVSEDDVWGEGETEDDYVLVREEDIADGLACFMATYLSSLKQTKDISPDQLQKALSTMFSVKKRKGKLRKAWEGSKVIYNVASWSATAIGIYQNPMILSIASKAFWVSCKAISKLV